Proteins encoded in a region of the Oscillospiraceae bacterium MB24-C1 genome:
- a CDS encoding ABC transporter ATP-binding protein — MSVEVRNLSFSYGEHQVLKDISFSVNPGEFLSILGPNGVGKSTLFRCILGLIRDYTGNINVDNHNIKSLSIREMSQFIAYIPQSSSSAFNYSVFDIVLMGTTSGLSAFRTPQKEEQERVEWAMAKMGISHLEQRCFHRISGGERQLVMIARALVQRAPILMLDEPTANLDFGNQIHVLSQVKALTAEGYTVIQTTHDPQHTYMFSDRVLALKDGRVLTEGPPKNVLDKSLISALYGVDVEVTSLFNDHVRVCTPGFLVT, encoded by the coding sequence ATGAGCGTTGAGGTCAGAAACCTGTCCTTTTCTTATGGCGAGCACCAAGTTTTAAAAGATATCAGTTTTAGCGTCAATCCCGGAGAATTCCTTTCGATTCTAGGCCCCAACGGTGTCGGAAAAAGCACGCTTTTCCGCTGCATCCTCGGCCTGATACGAGATTATACTGGCAATATTAATGTGGACAATCACAACATCAAGTCACTTTCCATACGCGAGATGTCGCAATTCATTGCCTATATACCCCAATCGTCAAGCTCCGCTTTCAATTACAGCGTTTTCGATATTGTGCTTATGGGCACCACCTCCGGACTCAGTGCATTCCGAACGCCACAAAAAGAGGAGCAGGAACGGGTTGAATGGGCAATGGCCAAGATGGGCATCTCCCATCTTGAGCAGCGCTGTTTCCACCGTATCAGTGGCGGTGAACGCCAGTTGGTTATGATTGCCCGTGCCTTGGTACAGCGCGCGCCCATTCTCATGCTGGACGAGCCCACAGCAAATTTAGATTTTGGCAACCAAATCCATGTTCTGTCACAGGTGAAAGCGCTGACCGCCGAGGGTTACACCGTCATCCAAACCACACACGATCCTCAGCATACCTATATGTTTTCCGACCGAGTTTTAGCGCTAAAGGACGGCAGGGTGCTGACGGAAGGTCCCCCCAAGAACGTGCTGGATAAATCCCTTATAAGCGCACTCTACGGCGTGGACGTTGAGGTCACCAGCCTCTTTAATGACCATGTCCGCGTCTGTACACCAGGTTTTCTGGTTACATAA
- a CDS encoding ABC transporter substrate-binding protein, giving the protein MIKRILAILMVLALFVALFAGCGQTVTTSTAKPEPAAETSAAAPAPETSPSETREFTDSCGRTVTLPSKITKIAVSGPLTQLYVLPLCPELMVGFASDFSEDASLYIKNEYLALPKLGQLYGGKGTMDLEALLAAGPDVVIDVGEAKGSIVEDMDALTNQTGIPFVHIDATVTTAGDAYRMLGELTGKAEKANELASWCESAYTDITAMMAKVDADGARKSLLYCLGDKGINVIAEGSFHAQTINMLSKNLATLSEVASSGMGNEVDLEQILLWNPEVIIFSPNSIYDTVGSDTAWQQLSAISSGNYFKVPDGPYGWVSSPPSVQCYLGMLWLGALLYPDYVDYDLQTEVTGYYKLFYDCDLSAEMYRNLTADSLSAA; this is encoded by the coding sequence ATGATAAAACGCATCTTAGCAATTCTAATGGTATTGGCTCTGTTCGTTGCTTTGTTTGCAGGCTGCGGGCAGACGGTAACGACCTCAACCGCCAAGCCTGAGCCTGCCGCAGAAACATCAGCGGCGGCACCGGCACCTGAAACATCCCCTTCTGAAACACGCGAATTCACTGATTCCTGTGGCCGCACCGTTACCCTTCCCTCAAAGATCACGAAGATCGCCGTTTCTGGACCGCTGACACAACTCTACGTTCTGCCACTCTGCCCGGAACTGATGGTGGGATTTGCGTCCGACTTTTCTGAAGATGCCTCTCTTTATATTAAAAACGAGTATCTGGCATTGCCCAAGCTTGGTCAGCTTTATGGTGGCAAAGGCACCATGGATCTCGAGGCCTTGCTAGCTGCGGGCCCCGACGTTGTGATTGACGTGGGCGAAGCCAAGGGTTCCATCGTTGAAGACATGGACGCTCTCACCAATCAGACAGGCATCCCCTTTGTACATATTGATGCCACTGTTACCACCGCCGGAGATGCTTACCGCATGCTGGGCGAGCTGACCGGTAAAGCTGAAAAAGCCAATGAACTGGCATCCTGGTGCGAGAGCGCTTACACTGACATCACCGCCATGATGGCCAAGGTAGACGCAGACGGCGCTCGAAAGTCGCTACTCTACTGTCTTGGTGACAAAGGCATCAACGTTATAGCAGAAGGTTCTTTTCATGCCCAAACAATAAACATGCTCAGCAAGAACCTTGCCACCCTTTCCGAGGTAGCGTCCTCCGGCATGGGTAACGAAGTGGACCTGGAACAGATCTTGCTCTGGAACCCAGAGGTCATCATCTTCTCCCCTAACAGCATTTACGACACCGTCGGTTCCGATACCGCTTGGCAGCAGCTTTCCGCCATCTCCTCTGGTAACTACTTCAAAGTCCCCGACGGCCCTTACGGTTGGGTTTCCTCCCCGCCGTCGGTACAATGCTATCTTGGAATGCTTTGGTTGGGCGCGTTGCTGTACCCCGATTATGTGGACTACGACCTGCAGACCGAAGTCACAGGTTATTATAAATTGTTCTATGACTGCGACTTGAGCGCAGAAATGTATAGAAATCTGACCGCAGACTCGCTTTCCGCGGCATAG
- a CDS encoding NADH-ubiquinone oxidoreductase-F iron-sulfur binding region domain-containing protein, which produces MDSASCRILICAGTGCQAGGSAQIYARMCQLAQTVDHVSIEYGAEIAHSPHTVHIHKSGCHGFCEIGPLMRIEPQGISYMKVSLSDCEEIFERTVKNGELIHRLLYVEDGKEYVHQEEIPFYQKQTRLVLKNCGHIDAESVAESVAYGGYQSLAKAIFHMSREEVIQNILDSNLRGRGGGGFVVGKKWKQVASQKELTRYVVCNGDEGDPGAFMDCSIMEGDPHKMIEGMVIAAYAVGAKEGYIYVRAEYPLAVKRLKIAIVQAEEVGLLGDNILGTDFCFHLHINRGAGAFVCGEGSALTASIEGKRGMPRVKPPRTVEQGLFAKPTVLNNVETFANVPMIIENGAQWYRSIGPENSPGTKAFALTGSIKNTGLIEVPMGTSLREVIFDIGGGIRGSAGFKAVQIGGPSGGCISDKDLNLSLDFDTLKQRGAMIGSGGLVVMDQNTCMVEVARFFMDFTQRESCGKCAPCREGTKRMLEILKRIVAGEGEMHDLQKLRDLADMISNTALCGLGKSASLPVISTLNAFADEYLEHIQDKKCRAGVCQQLKKYKIDPGACKGCSKCARHCPVQAISGELKSPFTIDQEKCIKCGACLTNCSFNAIHIE; this is translated from the coding sequence ATGGATAGTGCCTCATGCCGCATTTTGATCTGTGCCGGAACTGGTTGTCAGGCTGGCGGTTCTGCTCAGATTTATGCACGCATGTGCCAGTTAGCGCAAACGGTTGACCATGTATCAATTGAATATGGCGCTGAGATTGCGCACAGCCCGCACACTGTTCATATACATAAAAGCGGTTGCCATGGTTTTTGCGAGATTGGTCCATTAATGCGCATTGAGCCGCAGGGCATTTCTTATATGAAGGTTAGTCTCAGCGACTGCGAGGAAATCTTCGAACGCACAGTAAAGAATGGAGAACTGATCCATCGTTTGTTGTATGTGGAAGATGGAAAAGAATATGTTCATCAGGAAGAGATTCCTTTTTATCAAAAACAAACGCGATTGGTGCTCAAAAACTGCGGTCATATTGATGCGGAAAGTGTAGCAGAATCCGTTGCTTACGGCGGCTATCAGTCGCTTGCAAAAGCAATTTTTCATATGAGCAGGGAAGAAGTCATTCAAAACATTCTTGACTCGAATCTACGCGGACGTGGCGGCGGCGGGTTTGTTGTAGGGAAAAAGTGGAAACAAGTTGCTTCCCAAAAAGAATTAACCCGCTATGTGGTCTGCAACGGCGACGAGGGCGATCCTGGCGCTTTTATGGATTGCTCTATTATGGAAGGCGACCCCCACAAGATGATTGAGGGTATGGTGATTGCTGCTTATGCGGTCGGTGCCAAAGAAGGCTATATCTACGTGCGGGCAGAATATCCACTTGCGGTAAAGAGATTAAAAATAGCAATCGTACAGGCGGAAGAAGTGGGTTTGCTGGGCGACAACATTCTAGGAACCGATTTCTGTTTTCACTTACATATTAACCGTGGAGCCGGCGCTTTTGTTTGCGGTGAAGGCAGTGCACTGACAGCCTCAATTGAGGGGAAAAGAGGTATGCCTCGTGTGAAGCCGCCGCGTACGGTTGAACAAGGCTTGTTTGCCAAGCCAACCGTCCTTAATAATGTCGAGACTTTTGCCAATGTACCGATGATCATTGAAAATGGCGCGCAGTGGTACCGAAGCATTGGCCCTGAAAACAGCCCTGGAACAAAAGCCTTTGCTTTGACTGGCAGCATAAAAAATACGGGCTTGATTGAAGTGCCTATGGGCACCAGCCTAAGAGAAGTAATCTTTGATATAGGTGGCGGCATTAGAGGCAGCGCAGGTTTTAAAGCAGTACAAATAGGGGGCCCATCGGGCGGCTGTATTTCCGATAAGGATTTGAACCTCAGTCTCGATTTTGACACGCTAAAACAACGCGGCGCTATGATTGGTTCAGGTGGATTGGTTGTTATGGATCAAAACACCTGCATGGTTGAGGTTGCACGCTTTTTTATGGATTTTACACAGCGGGAAAGCTGCGGTAAATGTGCGCCCTGCCGGGAAGGCACAAAGAGAATGCTTGAGATTCTCAAGCGCATTGTAGCGGGCGAAGGTGAAATGCATGACTTGCAGAAACTGCGTGATCTGGCAGATATGATATCAAATACTGCGCTATGTGGCTTGGGAAAAAGCGCGTCACTACCCGTGATTAGCACCTTAAATGCCTTTGCCGATGAGTACCTTGAACACATTCAGGACAAAAAGTGCCGAGCCGGCGTTTGTCAACAGCTTAAAAAATATAAGATTGACCCAGGAGCGTGCAAAGGCTGCTCGAAATGTGCGCGTCATTGCCCCGTTCAGGCGATTAGCGGTGAATTGAAATCTCCGTTTACCATTGACCAAGAGAAGTGCATTAAGTGTGGTGCATGCCTGACGAATTGCAGTTTTAACGCTATTCATATTGAATGA
- a CDS encoding [FeFe] hydrogenase, group A — protein sequence MGFMKIDGLQVAFSDEPNVLSVIRKADIDIPTLCYHSELSVYGACRLCTVEDDRGKTFASCSETPRDGMVIYTNTPRLMKYRKMILELLLAAHNRDCTTCIRSGECQLQNLAHRMGVTHISYDNKKTQYPIDMSSPSIVRDPNKCILCGDCVRMCNDVQGINAIDFAYRGTDALVTPAFNKKIAQTDCVNCGQCRVVCPTAAISINTNLEVVWDALADSNTKVIAQVAPGVRAAIGDAFGIPRGANAIGKLVGVLHRLGFDEVYDTTHGADLTVLEESKELLKRLDFEENLPLFTSCCPAWVNFCEKRHPEFLPNLSTCRSPQQMLAAVVQEYYREKDCGKKIVSVSIMPCTAKKAEILREESKTNGKADVDYVLTTTEVITMIKRSGIRFENVEIESFDMPFGIGSGAGIIFGNSGGVTEAVLRHLTEGHDRLSMEQVRTSGVRGAGSIREVSFTYQGRTLKAAVVSGLAEVNKLLKKIKSGEVEYQFVEVMACPQGCIMGGGQPAHAGQHTKAARIKELYDTDISMQIKKSNENPLVLSLYDGLLHGKEHELLHRNM from the coding sequence ATGGGATTTATGAAAATTGATGGATTGCAGGTAGCATTTTCTGATGAACCTAATGTGCTTTCGGTCATAAGAAAGGCCGATATCGATATTCCTACGCTTTGCTATCATTCAGAGCTGTCGGTATATGGTGCCTGTCGTTTATGCACGGTCGAGGATGATCGTGGTAAAACGTTCGCCTCTTGCTCAGAGACGCCGAGGGACGGAATGGTTATTTATACAAACACGCCGCGTCTGATGAAATATCGCAAAATGATATTGGAATTACTTTTGGCAGCACATAACCGCGATTGTACCACCTGCATTCGCAGTGGAGAATGTCAATTGCAAAATTTGGCACACCGTATGGGCGTCACACATATATCTTACGACAATAAAAAGACACAATACCCGATTGATATGAGTTCGCCCTCAATTGTCCGAGACCCGAATAAGTGCATCCTTTGCGGCGATTGCGTTCGCATGTGCAACGATGTTCAGGGAATCAATGCGATAGATTTTGCATATCGTGGAACCGATGCACTGGTTACACCAGCGTTTAACAAAAAAATTGCGCAAACAGATTGCGTCAACTGTGGCCAGTGCCGCGTTGTTTGCCCGACAGCTGCAATTAGCATCAACACAAACCTTGAGGTTGTATGGGACGCACTGGCCGACTCAAACACCAAGGTCATTGCTCAGGTTGCACCCGGGGTTCGAGCGGCAATTGGCGATGCTTTCGGTATTCCGCGGGGTGCTAACGCTATTGGTAAGTTGGTTGGCGTTCTACATCGGCTCGGGTTTGACGAGGTGTATGATACGACTCATGGCGCTGATTTAACGGTCCTTGAGGAAAGCAAAGAACTTTTGAAACGCCTAGATTTTGAAGAAAATCTCCCTCTGTTTACCTCTTGCTGCCCGGCGTGGGTGAACTTTTGTGAGAAAAGACATCCTGAATTTTTGCCGAATCTGTCGACCTGCCGATCCCCGCAGCAAATGCTTGCAGCTGTCGTTCAGGAATATTACAGAGAGAAAGATTGCGGTAAAAAAATCGTCTCTGTCAGCATCATGCCATGCACCGCCAAAAAAGCTGAGATACTGCGCGAAGAGTCCAAAACGAATGGCAAGGCGGATGTGGATTATGTCCTAACAACAACAGAGGTCATTACCATGATTAAACGTTCGGGCATTCGTTTTGAAAATGTCGAGATTGAATCGTTTGACATGCCATTTGGCATAGGCTCTGGTGCCGGCATTATTTTCGGAAACTCTGGTGGCGTAACCGAAGCGGTTTTGCGGCACCTTACCGAGGGTCATGACCGTCTTTCTATGGAACAGGTACGCACCAGTGGGGTTCGCGGAGCAGGGAGCATTCGGGAAGTATCTTTTACCTATCAGGGACGCACACTAAAGGCCGCTGTTGTCAGTGGGCTTGCCGAAGTTAATAAATTGCTTAAAAAAATCAAATCTGGTGAAGTCGAGTACCAATTTGTTGAAGTAATGGCTTGCCCTCAGGGCTGCATTATGGGCGGAGGACAGCCTGCCCATGCTGGACAGCATACCAAGGCGGCTCGAATCAAAGAGTTATATGATACCGACATTTCGATGCAGATTAAAAAATCCAATGAAAACCCTTTGGTTCTTTCTCTCTATGACGGTCTTCTCCATGGGAAGGAACATGAACTACTGCACCGTAATATGTAA